The Candidatus Nealsonbacteria bacterium CG07_land_8_20_14_0_80_39_13 genome includes a region encoding these proteins:
- a CDS encoding 50S ribosomal protein L19 has translation MTNKLQEFNQKQSIKEFADVRPGDTVKVFQKVKDKDNKERIQIFEGLVIDRKHGKGVSSTITVRKIIADIGVEIIFPTQSPNIEKVEIIKRGKVRRAKLFYLRGTKGKKSRLKSLEIPEQTVVEELEKPEAKKEEA, from the coding sequence ATGACTAACAAATTACAAGAATTCAACCAAAAACAATCAATAAAGGAATTCGCTGATGTCCGCCCGGGCGATACGGTCAAGGTCTTTCAGAAAGTAAAAGACAAGGACAATAAAGAGAGAATCCAAATTTTTGAGGGGTTGGTTATAGACAGAAAACACGGAAAAGGAGTTTCCTCCACCATCACCGTCAGAAAAATAATAGCTGATATCGGAGTGGAAATAATCTTCCCGACTCAATCCCCTAACATAGAAAAGGTGGAGATAATAAAAAGAGGCAAAGTAAGAAGAGCCAAGCTTTTCTATTTGAGAGGAACTAAAGGCAAAAAATCCAGATTAAAATCCTTAGAAATTCCGGAGCAAACCGTTGTTGAAGAACTGGAAAAACCCGAGGCGAAAAAAGAAGAGGCTTAG
- a CDS encoding RluA family pseudouridine synthase, translating into MSVKIIYEDENLLVVDKPAGIIVFLENEEGKNEGRESTLIDLILEERPEIKNVGSPTRYGIVHRLDKDTSGIILIAKNNDSLIFFQKQFQERKADKKYITLATGAMKDDKGKIETLIGRSPKNRLKQKIYSSFSPEAKGKRTAITEYNVLENFRDYALMEVVIRTGRKHQIRAHLAHIHHPITGDKLYNFKNQPCPKGLERQFLHAEYLKITMPDGKVREFRSELPEDLKNILKNLKKYD; encoded by the coding sequence ATGAGCGTTAAGATTATCTATGAAGATGAAAACTTGTTGGTGGTTGATAAACCGGCCGGAATAATTGTTTTCCTTGAAAATGAAGAAGGTAAAAACGAAGGCAGAGAAAGCACCCTCATAGACCTGATTCTGGAAGAAAGGCCGGAAATTAAGAACGTCGGCTCCCCTACCAGATACGGGATAGTCCACCGTTTAGACAAAGATACTTCGGGAATCATTTTAATCGCCAAGAACAATGATTCCTTAATTTTTTTTCAAAAACAATTCCAAGAAAGAAAAGCGGATAAAAAATATATAACTCTGGCAACCGGCGCAATGAAAGACGACAAAGGAAAAATTGAAACGCTTATAGGAAGGTCTCCCAAAAATCGTCTCAAGCAAAAGATATACTCCTCTTTCAGCCCGGAAGCAAAAGGCAAAAGAACTGCCATCACCGAATACAATGTTCTTGAAAATTTCAGGGATTATGCTTTAATGGAAGTTGTTATAAGAACAGGCAGAAAACATCAGATTAGAGCCCATCTTGCGCACATTCATCATCCAATCACAGGAGACAAGCTTTATAATTTTAAAAATCAGCCCTGCCCGAAAGGATTAGAAAGGCAATTCTTGCACGCAGAATACCTTAAGATAACTATGCCTGACGGAAAAGTAAGGGAGTTCAGATCTGAACTGCCGGAAGATTTGAAAAATATATTAAAAAACCTTAAAAAATATGACTAA